The Gordonia sp. KTR9 genome contains a region encoding:
- a CDS encoding arabinofuranosidase translates to MTLSRRTVLSAVTVVLLSVAGLLVPTPAGSDAAPSGWRYTMVAFSNSSARDMDVYESTDGLEYRMVRKSAYRPPTGYVRDASIFRHTDGWYYVTYTTADGASIGFARSRDRVNWSFLYNWPVPLCCAFLPGTGDGRGLGSSSGPGSSGSAGSSDGPSLSPFTTKAWAPEWFVEGGRVSVILSMSTGGGFVPYVMTALDPGLRIWSPPVPLLSIGADHIDTTVIKVGPTYHAFTKNETKKFIQHGVATSLLGPYRFVPPGNWGLLVEGPAVVQLPNGAWRMYLDAYRNGRYLYSDSTDGMRTWTPVRQIPGISGTVRHVGVMRERA, encoded by the coding sequence GTGACTCTTTCCAGACGAACCGTCCTCTCCGCCGTGACCGTGGTGTTGTTGTCGGTGGCCGGACTGCTCGTCCCGACACCGGCGGGCAGCGACGCCGCCCCTTCGGGCTGGCGTTACACGATGGTGGCGTTCAGCAATTCGAGTGCGCGCGACATGGATGTGTACGAGTCCACCGACGGCCTCGAGTACCGCATGGTGCGCAAGTCCGCCTATCGGCCGCCGACGGGGTACGTCCGAGACGCGAGCATCTTCCGGCACACCGACGGCTGGTACTACGTGACGTATACGACCGCCGACGGGGCCAGCATCGGTTTCGCGCGCAGCCGCGACCGCGTGAACTGGAGCTTCCTGTACAACTGGCCGGTGCCGCTGTGCTGCGCGTTCCTTCCGGGCACGGGTGACGGCCGGGGTCTCGGCTCGTCGAGCGGGCCCGGCTCGTCCGGGTCGGCGGGTTCGAGCGACGGTCCCTCGTTGTCGCCCTTCACGACCAAGGCCTGGGCTCCCGAGTGGTTCGTCGAGGGTGGCCGGGTCAGCGTGATCCTGTCGATGTCCACCGGGGGTGGCTTCGTCCCCTATGTGATGACGGCGCTCGATCCCGGGTTGCGTATCTGGAGCCCGCCCGTCCCGTTGTTGAGCATCGGTGCGGATCACATCGACACCACGGTCATCAAGGTCGGCCCGACCTACCACGCGTTCACCAAGAACGAGACGAAGAAGTTCATCCAGCACGGGGTCGCGACGTCGTTGCTGGGGCCCTACCGCTTCGTGCCGCCGGGCAACTGGGGTCTCCTCGTCGAAGGGCCGGCGGTCGTCCAGCTTCCGAACGGTGCCTGGCGCATGTACCTCGACGCCTACCGGAACGGGCGATATCTGTACTCCGACAGCACCGATGGAATGCGCACCTGGACGCCGGTGAGGCAGATCCCCGGCATCTCCGGGACGGTCCGTCACGTCGGGGTGATGCGCGAGCGGGCCTGA
- a CDS encoding isopenicillin N synthase family dioxygenase: MTDSPVLTVDLSEWHSGGAAAQRVCAAVDESLQRAGFLLVTGHGLDPELPRSLRAAARRFFALPTDVKTKYSVGVGGRGWIGPGKEANGFSEGTETPPDLKESFTSGAQTPVGTSEIDDYWFAPDVWPDETPELRELFTAWTSQMRKLSDDLLGLMAAALGLAGADNPFRNLASNPTWSSNINHYPPLHDVGHPEPGQFRIGPHTDFGTVTILDREPGAGGLQVYSEQSGWADAPWNPEALTVNIGDILEYWSAGRWPAGRHRVLPPQSDAPAEDLVSLIFFYELDHDALVSPLAPPVGRRAGLEPVVSGDFIRQRLDAITVG, encoded by the coding sequence ATGACCGACAGCCCCGTCCTCACCGTCGACCTCAGCGAGTGGCACTCCGGAGGAGCTGCCGCACAACGGGTGTGCGCCGCCGTCGACGAGTCACTGCAGCGCGCCGGGTTCCTCCTCGTCACCGGGCACGGGCTCGATCCCGAGTTGCCGCGGTCCCTTCGCGCGGCGGCCCGACGCTTCTTCGCTCTCCCCACCGACGTGAAGACCAAGTACTCCGTCGGCGTCGGCGGTCGCGGCTGGATCGGGCCGGGCAAGGAGGCCAACGGCTTCTCCGAGGGCACCGAGACTCCGCCGGATCTCAAGGAATCATTCACCTCCGGCGCGCAGACACCGGTGGGCACATCCGAGATCGACGATTACTGGTTCGCTCCGGACGTGTGGCCGGACGAGACACCCGAACTCCGGGAACTGTTCACCGCGTGGACTTCTCAGATGAGGAAGCTGTCCGATGACCTGCTCGGGCTGATGGCCGCCGCGCTCGGCCTCGCCGGTGCGGACAACCCGTTCCGGAACCTCGCGTCGAACCCGACGTGGTCGTCCAACATCAACCACTACCCGCCGCTGCACGACGTCGGACATCCTGAACCCGGCCAGTTCCGCATCGGACCGCACACCGACTTCGGCACCGTCACCATTCTCGACCGTGAGCCGGGCGCCGGTGGGTTACAGGTCTACAGCGAGCAGTCCGGCTGGGCCGACGCGCCGTGGAACCCCGAGGCCCTGACCGTCAACATCGGCGACATCCTCGAATACTGGTCGGCCGGACGCTGGCCCGCGGGTCGGCACCGCGTCCTCCCACCGCAATCCGACGCACCGGCCGAGGACCTCGTCTCGCTGATCTTCTTCTACGAGCTCGACCACGACGCGCTCGTCTCTCCCCTCGCCCCGCCTGTCGGGCGCCGCGCCGGACTCGAGCCGGTGGTCTCGGGGGACTTCATCAGGCAGCGCCTGGACGCGATCACCGTCGGCTGA
- a CDS encoding GNAT family N-acetyltransferase, with the protein MYLGYALDHGVVLVTTDRCGVIALLPPDVPAPDEQFQAEVADLHGDRLAAVTGAETPAPPAGAWHLVTLGVRPGSQGKGLGSSLVRAGLAVLDDKTPPGALVALETSDDRNVMIYERVGFVVTATTPVDTGLVVHSMLRDPGADGLSTTG; encoded by the coding sequence ATGTATCTGGGATATGCCCTCGACCACGGCGTCGTGTTGGTCACCACGGATCGGTGCGGCGTGATCGCTCTGCTGCCCCCGGATGTGCCGGCGCCGGACGAGCAGTTCCAGGCAGAAGTGGCCGACCTGCACGGCGACCGGTTGGCCGCGGTCACCGGGGCTGAGACACCCGCGCCTCCGGCGGGCGCATGGCACCTGGTGACACTCGGTGTCCGACCGGGCAGCCAGGGCAAGGGTCTGGGGAGCTCGCTGGTCCGCGCCGGGCTGGCCGTGCTCGACGACAAGACTCCTCCGGGTGCACTGGTCGCGCTCGAGACCTCCGACGATCGCAATGTGATGATCTACGAACGCGTCGGGTTCGTCGTCACCGCAACGACTCCGGTCGACACGGGTCTCGTCGTACATTCGATGCTCCGCGACCCGGGTGCCGACGGGTTGTCCACGACCGGGTGA
- the ychF gene encoding redox-regulated ATPase YchF, producing MSLTLGIVGLPNVGKSTLFNALTRNDVLAANYPFATIEPNVGVVELPDRRLDRLSEIFGSERILPATVSFVDIAGIVKGASEGEGMGNQFLANIREADAICQVVRVFDDGDVVHVDGRVDPFADIEVIETELILADMQTLEKAIPRLEKDARKNKDLAETLAAAKKAQELLDSGKTLFSQKDSFDLASVRELHLMTAKPFLYVFNSDEGVLTDDAKKAELRAAVAPADAVFLDAKVESELLELDEEDAQELLDSIGQDEPGLTSLARAGFHTLGLQTYLTAGPKESRAWTIHQGDTAPKAAGVIHTDFEKGFIKAEIVSFDDLDAAGSMAAAKSAGKVRMEGKDYVMKDGDVVEFRFNV from the coding sequence GTGAGTCTCACCCTGGGAATCGTCGGTCTGCCCAACGTCGGTAAGTCGACCCTGTTCAACGCCCTGACCCGTAACGACGTGCTTGCGGCGAACTATCCGTTCGCGACCATCGAGCCCAACGTCGGCGTGGTCGAACTGCCGGACCGTCGGCTCGATCGGCTCTCGGAGATCTTCGGCAGCGAGCGGATCCTGCCCGCCACGGTGTCCTTCGTCGACATCGCCGGCATCGTCAAGGGCGCATCGGAGGGCGAGGGCATGGGCAACCAGTTCCTGGCCAACATCCGTGAGGCCGACGCCATCTGCCAGGTGGTCCGGGTCTTCGACGACGGCGACGTCGTCCACGTCGACGGTCGCGTCGACCCCTTCGCCGACATCGAGGTCATCGAGACCGAGCTGATCCTGGCCGACATGCAGACCCTGGAGAAAGCCATCCCGCGCCTGGAGAAGGACGCGCGCAAGAACAAGGACCTGGCCGAGACCCTGGCGGCCGCGAAGAAGGCGCAGGAGCTCCTCGACAGCGGAAAGACGCTGTTCTCGCAGAAGGACTCGTTCGACCTGGCGTCGGTGCGCGAGCTGCACCTGATGACCGCGAAGCCGTTCCTCTACGTCTTCAACTCAGACGAGGGCGTGCTGACCGACGACGCGAAGAAGGCAGAACTGCGTGCCGCCGTCGCACCGGCCGATGCGGTGTTCCTCGACGCCAAGGTGGAGAGCGAACTCCTCGAACTCGACGAGGAGGACGCGCAGGAGCTGCTGGACTCCATCGGCCAGGACGAGCCGGGCCTGACATCGTTGGCGCGGGCCGGTTTTCACACGCTCGGTCTGCAGACCTATCTCACGGCCGGTCCGAAGGAATCGCGGGCCTGGACCATCCACCAGGGCGACACCGCCCCCAAGGCGGCCGGTGTCATCCACACCGACTTCGAGAAGGGCTTCATCAAGGCCGAGATCGTCTCCTTCGACGACCTCGACGCCGCCGGATCGATGGCCGCTGCCAAGTCCGCCGGCAAGGTCCGCATGGAGGGCAAGGACTACGTCATGAAAGATGGCGACGTCGTCGAGTTCCGGTTCAACGTCTGA
- a CDS encoding S1C family serine protease encodes MRSGHRGAVNTPQTPTPQTPDHDPITEPFVPPRGPAQPPGPWLMNQHITPPPTSPLPPPAMPPVSRPRAGVTRPIIVTALLAGLLGGAVGIGGSALLGHDAASVPVLSSQSAAAANVADAQPGSVTYAASVASKSTADIKVQTANGTSVGSGIVLSPDGYVLTNHHVVAGAGSGSTIVVTTGDGHQHKATVTGTSPSYDLAVIKLEGASGLTPAALGDSDALKVGQQVVAVGSPDSLSNTVTSGIVSALSRTVTAGDESGSSLTVYNGLQTDTPINPGNSGGPLVNLQGQVIAVNSAVDTGQAASGGPQSFGLGFAIPINTAKRIANQLLQDGQATKPVLGVSGSLSAGDQAEGATVSSVQQGGPAAAAGIRQGDVITKIGDTTVADYADLMAQILTHKPGETVPVTIGSGSDARTVEVKLGSAVDKQETTVPESGSGSGGSPLPFGGNPFGRIP; translated from the coding sequence ATGAGGTCCGGGCATCGTGGTGCCGTGAACACGCCTCAGACCCCCACGCCGCAGACCCCCGACCACGATCCGATCACCGAACCCTTTGTGCCGCCCCGCGGACCGGCGCAACCGCCGGGTCCTTGGTTGATGAATCAGCACATCACCCCGCCGCCCACGTCGCCCCTGCCGCCGCCGGCGATGCCACCGGTGTCGCGGCCACGCGCCGGGGTGACAAGGCCGATCATCGTGACCGCGTTGCTTGCCGGGCTACTCGGTGGCGCCGTCGGCATCGGGGGCAGTGCGCTGCTCGGGCACGACGCCGCCTCGGTTCCGGTCCTCAGCTCGCAGTCGGCCGCGGCGGCCAATGTCGCGGACGCGCAACCCGGTTCGGTGACCTATGCCGCGAGCGTTGCGTCGAAGTCGACGGCCGACATCAAGGTGCAGACCGCGAACGGCACCTCCGTGGGCAGCGGGATCGTCCTGTCCCCCGACGGATATGTTCTGACCAATCATCACGTCGTCGCAGGCGCCGGTTCCGGGAGCACGATCGTCGTCACCACCGGCGACGGACACCAGCACAAGGCGACCGTCACCGGGACCTCCCCGTCGTACGACCTCGCAGTGATCAAGCTCGAGGGAGCATCCGGACTCACCCCGGCGGCGCTCGGCGACTCGGACGCGCTGAAGGTGGGCCAGCAGGTGGTGGCCGTCGGCAGCCCCGACAGCCTGTCCAACACGGTGACCTCCGGCATCGTCAGCGCGCTGTCGCGCACGGTGACCGCCGGGGACGAGAGCGGTTCGTCGCTCACCGTGTACAACGGCCTGCAGACCGACACCCCCATCAACCCGGGCAATTCCGGTGGGCCACTGGTGAATCTGCAGGGACAGGTGATCGCGGTCAACTCGGCGGTGGACACCGGCCAGGCCGCGTCCGGCGGTCCGCAGTCCTTCGGGCTGGGCTTCGCCATCCCGATCAATACCGCCAAGCGCATCGCGAATCAGCTGTTGCAGGACGGCCAGGCGACCAAACCGGTTCTGGGCGTGTCGGGTTCGCTGTCGGCCGGCGACCAGGCCGAGGGCGCGACGGTGTCATCGGTGCAGCAGGGCGGCCCCGCCGCGGCTGCGGGAATCCGGCAGGGCGATGTCATCACCAAGATCGGGGACACCACCGTCGCCGATTACGCCGACCTCATGGCGCAGATCCTCACCCACAAGCCCGGTGAGACCGTACCGGTGACCATCGGTTCGGGCTCCGATGCCCGCACGGTCGAGGTGAAGCTGGGCAGTGCCGTCGACAAGCAGGAGACGACGGTGCCGGAGTCCGGAAGCGGATCGGGCGGCTCTCCATTGCCGTTCGGCGGCAACCCCTTCGGCCGGATCCCGTGA
- a CDS encoding VOC family protein — protein sequence MPIKFENVAIAVRDLDAAIAFFTDLGLDVIGRDTVSGEWTDTAVGLDGNHAKIAMLQTPDGHGRLELFEYIHPEAVETRPTQPNDIGMHRVAFSVDDIDAALEVAARHGCHPLRGVATYEDLYKLTYVRGPSDIIVMLAQQLSPS from the coding sequence ATGCCCATCAAATTCGAGAACGTCGCCATCGCCGTGCGCGACCTCGACGCCGCGATCGCCTTCTTCACCGACCTGGGTCTCGACGTCATCGGCCGGGACACCGTGAGCGGGGAGTGGACCGACACCGCCGTCGGGCTCGACGGCAATCACGCGAAGATCGCCATGCTGCAGACCCCGGACGGGCACGGGCGCCTAGAACTCTTCGAGTACATCCACCCGGAGGCCGTCGAGACCCGGCCCACCCAGCCCAACGACATCGGGATGCATCGCGTCGCGTTTTCGGTCGACGACATCGACGCAGCCCTCGAAGTGGCGGCGCGGCACGGGTGTCATCCGTTGCGCGGCGTCGCCACCTACGAGGACCTGTACAAACTCACCTACGTGCGCGGCCCCAGCGACATCATCGTCATGCTCGCCCAGCAACTCTCACCGAGCTGA
- a CDS encoding DNA-3-methyladenine glycosylase 2 family protein, whose amino-acid sequence MTTGTAAEPDTGGGAPDFDRCYRAVQARDARFDGQFFVTVRTTGIYCRPSCPAQTPRPGNVAFVLTAAAAQQQGFRACRRCAPDAVPGSPLWNINADMSARAMRLIADGVVEREGVEGLATRLRYSPRHLTRVLTRHLGAGPLALARAHRATNARVLIQCTTMPMTDIAFAAGFASVRQFNDTVRAVFGLTPTELRRLPSRKRNPNDDNDSAPGSVTLRLPFRAPYRWPWMRWFLHAHAAAGVESVVDAPGSPHGWRYRRVLALPHGPASAEVEPRDDHAVVSLRGLDMRDLGVAVNRIRRLLDLDADITAVQDALAADDTMRRLLDRASGLRAPGSLDPAETIIRTMLGQQVSLAAARNQIDRLVDVLGEPVGDSLAVASEASTADDDPPSKSFPTPSVIAARGHEVLRGPRRRVDAVIAVAEALAEGRMEPHVGVDASDLRAQLLELPGIGPWTADIVTMRVTGDPDVLLTNDLVVVRAAADLGIDLRDTGHWAPWRSYATMHLWRHRLDAAGQVV is encoded by the coding sequence GTGACCACAGGCACCGCAGCAGAACCCGACACCGGAGGTGGCGCGCCGGACTTCGACCGGTGCTACCGCGCCGTACAGGCCCGCGACGCCCGTTTCGACGGACAGTTCTTCGTCACGGTCCGCACCACCGGAATCTATTGCCGGCCGTCGTGCCCGGCCCAGACGCCCCGGCCGGGCAACGTCGCGTTCGTTCTCACCGCCGCGGCCGCCCAGCAGCAGGGCTTCCGCGCCTGCCGGCGTTGCGCACCCGATGCCGTGCCCGGGTCCCCGCTGTGGAACATCAACGCCGACATGTCGGCTCGCGCGATGCGGCTCATCGCCGACGGTGTGGTCGAACGCGAAGGCGTCGAGGGCCTCGCCACGCGCCTGCGGTACTCGCCCCGACATCTCACCCGAGTGCTGACCCGGCATCTGGGCGCCGGGCCGCTCGCGCTCGCGAGGGCACACCGCGCCACCAACGCCCGCGTGCTCATCCAGTGCACGACGATGCCGATGACCGACATCGCATTCGCCGCCGGGTTCGCGAGCGTCCGCCAGTTCAACGACACCGTCCGCGCGGTCTTCGGACTTACCCCGACCGAACTCCGTCGACTTCCCAGCCGGAAGAGAAATCCGAACGACGACAACGATTCCGCCCCGGGGAGCGTCACCCTGCGCCTGCCGTTCCGCGCGCCGTACCGATGGCCGTGGATGCGGTGGTTCCTGCACGCACACGCCGCCGCGGGCGTCGAATCGGTCGTCGACGCCCCGGGCAGCCCACATGGCTGGCGCTATCGGCGGGTCCTCGCACTACCGCACGGCCCGGCCTCGGCGGAGGTGGAACCGCGAGACGACCACGCCGTCGTCTCGCTCCGCGGACTCGACATGCGCGATCTCGGTGTAGCGGTCAATCGGATACGTCGTCTGCTCGACCTCGACGCCGACATCACCGCCGTCCAGGACGCGCTCGCCGCCGACGACACGATGCGACGACTTCTCGACCGGGCGAGCGGGCTCCGGGCGCCCGGCAGTCTGGACCCGGCCGAGACCATCATCCGGACCATGCTCGGTCAGCAGGTCAGCCTCGCCGCCGCCCGCAACCAGATCGACCGTCTCGTCGACGTCCTCGGTGAACCCGTCGGCGACTCGCTCGCCGTCGCGTCCGAAGCATCGACGGCAGATGACGATCCACCGTCGAAGTCCTTTCCGACGCCGAGCGTCATCGCCGCCCGCGGACACGAGGTCCTGCGCGGGCCGAGGCGCCGGGTCGACGCCGTGATCGCCGTCGCCGAAGCGCTCGCCGAAGGTCGGATGGAACCGCATGTGGGGGTCGATGCGTCTGATCTTCGTGCCCAGCTTCTCGAGTTGCCCGGGATCGGCCCCTGGACCGCCGACATCGTCACGATGCGGGTCACCGGCGATCCCGACGTCCTGCTCACGAACGACCTCGTCGTGGTCCGCGCGGCCGCCGACCTCGGAATCGATCTGCGGGACACCGGGCACTGGGCACCGTGGCGCTCGTACGCGACCATGCACCTCTGGCGACACCGACTCGACGCCGCCGGACAGGTCGTGTGA
- a CDS encoding AI-2E family transporter, protein MTDSSDDKRADDTSADARQETSKLGADAVLGGDAVLGGGEKSYPTRAQVMMSGLRSSATVGLQIVLVAAATWVLFWLLGKFWVILLPILLAIIVCTILWPPVRWMRNHGVPAAGASLLMMLVGLGVLGGVVGLIVPSVVDQAPELASRATDGVERLQEWVQGPPLNFDDKQLDNMVDTITGRLQSSASTIAAGVFSGVGTATSVLITMFTALVLVFFFLKDGPKFVPWLDRTVGKPSGNHLGEVLTRMWNSLGGFIRTQAIVSFVDAALIGLGLFILGVPLAGVLVVITFLGGFIPIVGAFVAGALAVLIALVSNGLTTALIVLGIILAVQQLEGNVLQPWLQSKSMDLHAVIVLLSVTLGGTLFGITGAFLAVPAVASLAVVLRYLNEQIAERAGESLPPTNTPVTTQVGVPDKDPPKDPPNPVKGLLDRD, encoded by the coding sequence GTGACCGACAGCTCGGACGACAAGCGCGCGGACGACACGTCCGCCGACGCGAGACAAGAGACCAGCAAGCTCGGTGCCGATGCCGTCCTCGGCGGCGACGCGGTGCTCGGCGGCGGGGAGAAGTCATACCCGACTCGCGCCCAGGTGATGATGTCGGGCCTGCGCTCGAGCGCGACGGTCGGGCTCCAGATCGTGCTGGTCGCCGCCGCGACCTGGGTGCTCTTCTGGCTGCTGGGCAAGTTCTGGGTGATCCTGCTTCCGATCTTGCTGGCGATCATCGTGTGCACCATCCTGTGGCCGCCCGTCCGGTGGATGCGCAACCACGGGGTCCCGGCCGCGGGGGCGTCGCTGTTGATGATGCTGGTCGGACTCGGGGTCCTCGGCGGGGTGGTCGGGCTGATCGTGCCGTCGGTCGTGGATCAGGCTCCCGAACTGGCAAGTCGTGCCACCGATGGTGTGGAACGTCTGCAGGAATGGGTGCAGGGTCCGCCGCTGAACTTCGACGACAAGCAGCTCGACAACATGGTCGACACGATCACCGGCCGGCTCCAGTCGAGCGCCTCGACGATCGCGGCCGGCGTGTTCAGCGGCGTCGGTACCGCAACCTCGGTTCTCATCACGATGTTCACGGCGCTCGTGCTGGTGTTCTTCTTCCTCAAGGACGGCCCGAAGTTCGTGCCGTGGCTCGACCGCACCGTCGGCAAGCCCTCCGGCAATCACCTCGGCGAGGTGCTGACCCGCATGTGGAACAGCCTCGGGGGCTTCATCCGGACGCAGGCGATCGTCAGCTTCGTCGACGCCGCGCTCATCGGTCTGGGCCTGTTCATCCTGGGTGTCCCGCTCGCCGGTGTGCTGGTGGTCATCACCTTCCTCGGCGGTTTCATCCCCATCGTCGGTGCATTCGTCGCCGGGGCCCTCGCGGTCTTGATCGCCTTGGTGTCCAACGGGCTGACCACCGCGCTCATCGTGCTCGGCATCATCCTCGCGGTGCAGCAGCTCGAGGGCAACGTGCTGCAGCCGTGGCTGCAGTCCAAGTCCATGGATCTGCACGCGGTGATCGTGCTCCTGTCGGTGACGCTCGGCGGCACGCTGTTCGGAATCACGGGCGCGTTCCTCGCGGTGCCTGCGGTGGCCTCCTTGGCCGTCGTCCTGCGCTACCTGAACGAGCAGATCGCCGAGCGGGCCGGCGAATCGTTGCCACCGACGAACACCCCGGTGACGACGCAGGTCGGCGTTCCGGACAAGGACCCGCCGAAGGATCCGCCGAACCCGGTGAAGGGATTGCTCGACCGCGACTGA
- a CDS encoding putative immunity protein, producing the protein MADFELTDDDLRVVVRYATEWAAEVLPVFERALPGDERPRAAIEAAREFVGGAQRSALQRTTAFAAHRAAKDAPSEVARLAAQAAGDAAAAAYLHPIAKAHQVGHILRAPTNRALIAELESGNDPGVGDEAIEAVCRRTPPELVDVLCRYPEPRGGASRSTHLMADLDRRLRASRRRTDLDA; encoded by the coding sequence ATGGCAGACTTCGAGTTGACCGACGACGACCTGCGCGTCGTCGTGCGTTATGCAACGGAGTGGGCTGCAGAAGTACTGCCGGTCTTCGAGCGAGCGCTGCCCGGTGATGAGCGGCCGCGCGCAGCCATCGAGGCGGCGCGGGAATTCGTCGGCGGTGCACAGAGATCCGCGCTGCAGCGGACTACGGCGTTTGCGGCGCACCGGGCTGCGAAGGATGCGCCGTCGGAAGTCGCGCGACTGGCCGCACAAGCCGCCGGCGACGCTGCGGCGGCCGCCTATCTGCATCCGATCGCGAAAGCGCACCAGGTCGGGCACATCTTGCGGGCGCCGACGAACCGGGCGCTCATCGCCGAACTCGAGAGTGGCAACGACCCCGGTGTAGGCGACGAAGCGATCGAGGCCGTGTGTAGACGGACGCCGCCCGAACTCGTCGACGTGTTGTGCCGATACCCGGAACCGCGCGGTGGGGCGTCGCGATCCACGCATCTGATGGCCGATCTCGACAGGCGATTGCGGGCGTCGAGGCGACGGACCGACTTGGACGCCTGA
- a CDS encoding methylated-DNA--[protein]-cysteine S-methyltransferase, whose translation MSAPTTTPDTSGSIASGTEPADTESAGTVPAGHETTGPTTTIGIHATVSTPNGPFTVVADSDHNVLASGWTDDPAYLTALVHRALRPGSLQPSAELGEITDAVSAYYAGDLAAPSRIPVVQRSGGVFLGPAWDALRKVEAGHPVTYTRFAELAGQPAAVRAAAAACARNAAALFVPCHRVKRSDGTLGGFRYGLPTKLWLLDFEAGASDASDEH comes from the coding sequence ATGTCCGCACCGACCACCACCCCCGACACCTCCGGCTCCATAGCGAGCGGCACCGAACCAGCCGACACCGAATCCGCCGGCACCGTCCCGGCCGGTCACGAAACCACCGGTCCCACAACGACAATCGGTATCCATGCCACCGTATCCACACCCAACGGTCCGTTCACGGTCGTCGCCGACTCCGACCACAACGTCCTGGCGTCGGGGTGGACCGACGACCCCGCCTATCTGACGGCACTCGTCCACCGCGCTCTGCGGCCGGGATCACTACAGCCATCGGCCGAGCTGGGCGAGATCACCGACGCGGTGTCGGCCTACTACGCCGGCGATCTCGCCGCACCGTCGCGCATTCCCGTCGTCCAACGCTCCGGAGGGGTGTTCCTGGGCCCGGCCTGGGACGCCCTGCGCAAGGTCGAGGCCGGACACCCCGTGACCTACACGCGCTTCGCCGAACTGGCCGGGCAGCCGGCGGCGGTCCGGGCCGCGGCCGCGGCCTGCGCCCGCAACGCGGCCGCGCTCTTCGTGCCGTGCCACCGGGTGAAGCGCAGCGACGGCACCCTCGGCGGTTTCCGGTACGGCCTGCCCACGAAGCTGTGGCTGCTCGACTTCGAGGCAGGGGCAAGCGACGCTTCGGACGAGCACTAG
- a CDS encoding peptide-methionine (S)-S-oxide reductase, which translates to MSSAAPNEELYLAGGCLWGVQAFVATLPGVTFTEAGRANGTTLTLDGEYDGYAECVRTQFDPGVMSVEQLVVHLFEIIDPYSVNRQGPDVGEKYRTGVYSDRPEHLKQARAFIGARDDADRIAVEVLPLTNYVRSAEEHQHRLARFPESACHLPHELLTKYRG; encoded by the coding sequence ATGAGTTCCGCCGCGCCGAACGAAGAGCTCTACCTCGCGGGCGGGTGCCTCTGGGGCGTGCAGGCGTTCGTCGCGACGTTGCCGGGCGTGACGTTCACCGAGGCCGGCCGGGCCAACGGCACGACCCTCACCCTCGACGGTGAGTACGACGGCTACGCCGAATGCGTGCGGACCCAGTTCGATCCGGGCGTGATGAGCGTCGAGCAGTTGGTGGTGCACCTCTTCGAGATCATCGATCCGTACAGCGTGAATCGACAGGGTCCCGACGTCGGCGAGAAGTATCGCACCGGCGTGTACTCCGACAGGCCAGAGCACCTCAAACAGGCGCGAGCCTTCATCGGTGCGCGCGACGACGCGGATCGCATCGCCGTCGAGGTGCTCCCGCTGACGAACTACGTGCGGAGTGCCGAGGAGCACCAGCACCGGCTCGCGCGCTTCCCGGAGAGCGCGTGCCACCTTCCGCATGAGCTGCTCACCAAGTACCGCGGCTGA
- a CDS encoding nucleoside deaminase, whose product MTLSLPDRAGLDLSGMLDVAYQQARQGLAEGGIPIGAALFAADGTVLGAGHNRRVQADDPSAHGETDAFRAAGRQQDYASTIMVTTLSPCWYCSGLIRQFGIGTVVIGEHTSFYGGEDWLRDHGTEVIVLDDERCTTMMSSYIAANPAVWNEDIGIAPADATERKA is encoded by the coding sequence ATGACGCTCTCGCTCCCCGACCGCGCCGGTCTCGACCTCTCCGGGATGCTCGATGTCGCCTACCAGCAGGCACGTCAGGGCCTCGCCGAGGGCGGCATCCCGATCGGCGCGGCCCTCTTCGCCGCGGACGGCACCGTGCTCGGCGCGGGCCACAATCGGCGCGTGCAGGCCGACGACCCGTCGGCACACGGTGAGACGGATGCGTTCCGCGCCGCAGGGCGGCAGCAGGACTACGCCTCGACGATCATGGTGACAACTCTGTCGCCGTGCTGGTACTGCTCGGGTCTCATCCGTCAGTTCGGCATCGGCACGGTGGTCATCGGCGAGCACACCTCCTTCTACGGCGGCGAGGACTGGCTGCGCGATCACGGGACGGAGGTCATCGTGCTCGACGACGAGCGATGCACGACGATGATGTCGTCGTACATCGCGGCGAATCCCGCGGTGTGGAACGAGGACATCGGGATCGCTCCCGCCGATGCGACGGAGCGGAAGGCATGA